Below is a window of Deinococcus apachensis DSM 19763 DNA.
CACCCTCACGTCTTTCTCATGCATTGGGACGCCTGTCCCCCGGCATCTGCTACGCTGGGGCGTTCATGATCGCGCACGTGATCAATCCCGGATCGAGCAGCGTGAAACTCGCCTGCGCCGACCTCCAGCCCAGCGAGAATCCGGCCCTGCCCGGCCAACTGCGCCTGAGCCTGACCCGCGCCGAGGTGCCTCTGGAGGGGCCTCCGGGCGAGCAGGACATCAGCGCCCTGACCCGCGCGGTGCTGGACATGACCGCGGGCTGGCCTGCCCCGGACGCCGTCGTGGCCCGGGGGGGCTGGCTGGGGCGGGTGGCGGCGGGCACTTACCGGGTCACGCCGGAACTCGCGCGCTATGCGGCTGACGAGGACCGCGACGGCCTGGGCAGCGTCCTTGCCCTGGGGGTGGGGGAGGCGCGGGGGGTGCCCGCCTTCGTGGTGGACCCCCAGAGCGTGAACGAACTGCTTCCCGAGGCGCGGGTGACCGGGGTGCGGGGGGTGACGCGAGAGGCCCGCTTCCACGCGCTTAATGCCCGCGTGGTCGCTCGCCGCGCCGCGCACGAAGTCGGCCTGCGGCTCCAGGACGCCCGGGTGGTCGTCGCGCATTTGGGGGCCACGACCAGCGTCACGGCCTTCGACCGGGGCCGCGCCATCGACACCAGCGGCATGGGGCCCGACGGTGGGCCGCTGGGGGCCCGCCAAGCCGGGCCGCTGCCCACCACCACCCTGCTGCGGCTGGCCGGGGAACACCCCCGCACCGAGCTGCTCCGGTCTCTCGCCGCCGAGAGCGGTTTCCTGGCCCTGACCAGCAGCGCGAACCTGAGGGAACTGGAGGCGCGCGAGGAGAGCGACCCGGCCGTGCAGGCCGCCGCCGCCGCCTTCGTCCACCAGGCGTGCAAGGCCATCGGGGAGCAGTGCGGGGCGCTGCCGGGCCGACCGGACGCGCTGGCAATCACCGGGGGGGCAGCCCACTGGGAGGCCGTGGTGGACCGCATTGAGCGGCGCCTCGGCTGGATCGCCCCCGTGATCATCGTCCCCGGTGAGCTGGAACTTGAGGCGCTGGCGGAGGGCGCGGGCCGGGTGCTGCTGGGCCTGGAGGCGCCCCGGGACTGGACGCCCCCCGTCCCTGACCCGGACGGAAGCCGCTAGCGTGGCCCGCCGCCGCCCGCCTCGCCCGGCCCCCGAACCCATCCGCGCGACGAGCATGTGGCGGGTAGATCAGGTGTTCCTCGCCCGGCGCGGCCAGCGCATTGAGGTCACCTGCTCGCTGGTGAACGACCGCGGCGGCCTGCGAAACCTCAGCGTGGTGGCCCCCACCGACGACCCCCCGGAGGCCCTGCGCCACGCCGCGCGCTTCATCGCCGGAAGGGGCAATGTTTCCAGCGCCCGGCAGGCCCGGGTGCGCTGGGCGCGCGAGCAGACCACCACCCTGCAAGACGAGCTGATCCGCGACCGCGCCCTGGAGGACGACTTTCAGGACGCCTTCGAGGACACCATGCAGGAGGTGCGCGACCGGATGAGGTAGGAACAGCCGTCGGTGCCCCGCCGTGCAGGTGATCCTGGACTAAGGCGCGGCATTTCCGGCGGGGAAGAGAAGACCCGCTTCCCTGTGGGCCGACGCGCTGGCAGAGCTTTCCCTCCACAACCAAAGAAAAAGCCCCACCGGATGGTGGGGTTCTGTGGTTGCAGGGACAGGATTTGAACCTGTGACCTCCGGGTTATGAGCCCGACGAGCTACCAGACTGCTCTACCCTGCGTTACCTCTTGCTTGCGCGCCTTTTTTGGCGCTCAGGAATAGTAGCGCGGGTTCAAAAATATGTCAACTGCCGCTCCGGTGAGCGATGCGGCGCTAGGCTGGGGCCGTGACGGAGACCAGCCCGGAGAGCATTCAGGGGCGCAAGCTCCGCCATATCGAGGCCTGCCTGCTGCCGGAAAGCCAATATGCGGGCGTGACGACCGGCTTGGAGCGGGTGCCTTGGCCCTACCGGGCGCTCCCGAACCTTGATCTGGAAGACGTGAGCCTGGAGACGGCCTTCCTGGACCGGACGCTGGCGGCCCCCGTGCTCATCGGAGCGATGACAGGCGGGGCGCAGCGGTCGGCCGTCATCAACCGGAACCTCGCCATTGCCGCGCAGAGGCTGGGGGTCGGCCTGATGTTGGGTTCGCAGCGGGTGATGCTGGAGCGCCCCAGTACGGCCGCCAGCTTCCAGGTGCGCGAACTGGCGCCCGATGTGCTGCTGGTCGGGAACCTCGGGGCGGCGCAGTTCGGGCTGGGCTATGGCGCCGGGGAGGCGGAGCGGGCAGTGCGCGGGGTGGGCGCGGACGCCCTGGCGATCCATGTGAATCCGCTCCAGGAGGCCATGCAATCGGGGGGCGACACCCGTTGGGCCGGTCTGGCTGCGCGGCTCGCCGAGGTCGTCCCCGCCTTGCCCTTCCCGGTGATCCTCAAGGAGGTGGGGCACGGGCTGGACGGGGCGACCATTCGGGCTGTGGCGGGGGCGGGCTTCGCGGCGCTCGACGTGGCGGGGGCGGGTGGCACGAGTTGGGCGCGGGTGGAACAGCTCGTCCGGTACGGCGAGGTCCTCATGCCCGACCTGTGTGAGGTGGGCGTTCCGACCGCCCAGGCCCTGGTGGACGCCCGCCGCGCAGCGCCTGGTACGCCCCTGATCGCGTCCGGTGGCATCCGCACCGGTCTGGACGCGGCCCGTGCCCTGGCCCTCGGCGCGCGGGTTGTCGCGCTCGCCCGGCCCCTGCTCGAACCCGCGTTGGAGAGCGCCGAGGCGGTGGAAGCCTGGCTCTCCCGTTTCATTCACGAGTTGCGGATTGCCCTGTTCGTCGGGGGATATTCGGGTGTCGGGGCGGCCAGGGGAACGGCGAGCCCGGCGCGTTGAGGAGGAACGGACCCGGGCCTCAGCGCCGCGCCTCCACCCCCAGCAACTGCGCCCCCAGGCTGCCGTAACTCACCTCGTCGGCGGGGGGGTGGGTCAGGCCCGCGCGGGCGTCGCGCAGCAGGCGTTCCAACGGCAGCGCGGGCGTGAGGGCCGCTCCCCCCGCCGTCCGGACGGCGAGGTCGGTGGCACTCACCGCGGCGTTCGTGGCGTAGGCCTTGGCGACGGCCAGGGCGGGAACGGCTTCGTTGGTCGGCGCGTCGTCCCAGCCCCGCGCGGCCTCCAGGAGAAGGGCGCGGGCCGCCCGCAACTCGCCCGCGATGCGCCCCACGTTCTCCTGCACTCGCGGCAGGGTGGCGATGGGGGCACCCAAAGCGGTCGGCACCCGTTCCCGGGCGTAACCCACCAGGGCACCCAGCGCCGCGAAGCCCACGCCCAGGTACGTCGCCGCGATGGCCGTCCAGAACCACGCGCTGCTCGCCGGATGCCCCGGTACGGGTGGGGCGAGGAGGTCGCCGGGCACGTGGACCCCCGCGAACGTCACGTCATGGCTGCCGCTGCCGCGCAGGGCGAGGGCCCCGGTCCAGGTGGGCTCGATCCCCACGCCGGGGGCGTGCATGTCCACGAGCAGCCGGACGACCTCGCCCCCCGGGGTAGCCGCGCTCACCACGGCGAGGTCGAGGGCGCGCGCCCCCGTCGCCCAGGTCTTGCGCCCGGTCAGGTGCCAGCCGTCCCCCTCCGGCACGGCAGTCGTGCGGGGCAGGCCGCCGCGCGAGGGGCTGCCGAGTTCCGGCTCGCTCGCCAGGGCGTTCACCAACCGCCCCTCCACACTCGCCCGCGCGAGGGCTGCGAGCATTGGCCCAGGCAACGTGCCCCCCTGAAAGGCCGCGCCGACCACGTGGGTGTGCATCGCCAGCACCAGGGCGAGTGCGGCGTTCGCCTGGCCGAGCGTGAGTTGCGCCGCCGCGTACTCCTCCAGGGTGGCGCCCAGGCCTCCCCGCTTCCGCGGGAGGGTCAGCCGGGTGTACCCGCTCGCCCGCAGGGCCGCCGCCGCCGCCGGGGTCACGTCCTGCGCGGCCTCGCAGGCCTCCGCGTGGGAGCGGATGGCCCGGGCCGCGCGGTCAGTCACGTCTTGCAGGGTGGGGGAGAGGACGTGCGTCACGCCCGGCAGGGTAGCGTCTGCACCCGGCCCCGCCTATGTCAGCGCGGACAGTTCAGGCCGGGTGAGGTGCCGCGCCGTCCAGCTCGCCGCACTTCCAAGAGGCGAAGGTGCAGGCGAGCCGCGGCGCCTCCCGCGCCCCAAGACCCCCGCAATAGGCGCGGACAAACGCGGCCAGGAGCGCGTCTCCCGCCCCGTCGGTGCTGACGACCGGCCGCGTGGGCACGGCGGGCTGGTGCCAGGGCAACCGCCCCCGCTTCGAGAGCAGCGCTCCGCCCCCAGCCCGATCACAACGAGTTCCGGGTCCCAGGCCCCGCGGTAGGCCCGTAACGTGTCCGGCGGGGGGCAGCGAGAGGTTTGCCCCGCTCAGGGGTAGGTCCAGGCGTCGCCTGGAGGTCGGTGACGACTGGAACGCCCACGGCCTGCGCGAGGGGAAGCAGTTCGCGGGTCCACGTGGCGTTGGTGAGAACGGCGACCTGGGCTTCCGCCAGCGCATCTTGAGAGAGCGGGATGGGAGCCGCCCGCTCTGGCAGGCCCTTCAGGTCGCGGTAAATCTGCCGGACACCCTCGGGCGCGCTCAGCACCAGCGAGAGCGGCGTGGCGGGCGCGAGCACGGGGTGGAGCTGGATTCCCGCTCTCCCCGCCGTCTCCCGAATGACCTTTCCCGCCGGGTCGTCTTCCAGGAAGGCCAGCCGCCGCACCTCCGCCCCCAGCCGTGTCAGGGCGTTCGCCACGTTGAGCCCCACCCCGGACACCCCGAGCGTCAGGGCACCGGGATACTCCGCGCGCTCGACGGCGGGCAGCGTCGGCGAGGAGGCCGCGAAGCCCGGTTCCAGATTGACATTCCCGCGGACCACGGCCCGTAGCGGGGAGGAGGACCTGGCCAGTGTACCCCCCTCCCGGATTCGCTTGAAACAGAATATAATATTGTCACTATGTCTAAGGCCTCACGAGATTCCGCACGTGCCGTCATCCAGGCCCGCTTTCGGGAGAGCGTGGACCGCGACGTCAGCGGCCTCGCCGCCGGGCAGTGCCAGGAGGGCGGGCTGTCCGCCCCCGACGGAACTCCCGCCCATATCCTCTGTCTGGGGAGCCACCCGGCCGTCACGGGGCTGATCTGGGAGGACTTCCACCCGAACTGGGAGGAGGTCGTGTACGTGTACGACGGTACCCGCACCGAGCTGACCCGTTACCTCAACGCCAAGCTGCACCTGACGGTCACGCTCGCCGCCGCCGGGCACGAGAACACTCCCGGCGTCCAGGCCGCCCTGCTCGCCGCGCGGCAGGCCCTGTACGCCCTGTGGATCGCCTGGGCGGGGTACCAGGCCACCACGACCGACGCCCTGGCCCACGCCGTCACCGAATTCGAGGACGTGCGCTGAGGGGAGGGCTGACCCCGTCAGTCCTTTGCCCGCAGGCCGAACAGCAACATATCCAGCACCGCCTCGGGCAGGTCGGCCGTGACCCCCTGAGGAACCTCCGCCAACCCGGAAAGCACGCTCAGAAACGTCCAGCCGCTCACCGCCGTATCGTGCGGCCGAAGTTCGCCCCGCTCAACCCCCACGCGCAGCACCTGCTCGACGCGCGCGAACAACGAGCGGGCGAAGAAGAACTGCACCCGGGCCCGGTGCGGGTCGGGTAATTCGAGGGCGGCGCGGCGCAACACCTCGTGCCCCTGCAGGTTGGTCAGGCCGTACCGCAGCAGACGCAGCAGGGCCTCCGGGGCGGGCAACGCCGCGGGCAGGAGCTGTTCGAGGGCGTCCGCCTCGCCCGCAAGGACCTCCTCGATGGCCGCGACGAGCAGGGCCTCCTTGTTGGGATAGTGGTGGTAGAGGGCGCCGGGCGTCACGCCGCTCGCCCGCGCGACGTCGCGCATATGGGTGGCCGCGTAGCCGCGCTGGGCGACGAGCTGCTTGATGGCCTGCCGAGCCGCCCCCGCCACATCGCGGTCGGCGGCGGTTTTGCGGGGGCGACCGCGGCTGGGGGCGTGGATCATGGCGTGGTCTCACTGTGGCTCATCGTGCAGTGGGGGGACAACCCTCAGGCCTAAATTGAACATCAATTCAATTACCGAGACTGCGTCCAGGTTGCCCGTTCCCGCCCAGGAGGATGCCATGACTGCGCCCGTTGATTCGCCCGCCGCTCCGCCCATGCGCTGGCGCTGGTACCACGGCCTGGCCTTTTACCTCGCTCAGAATGCGGTCGGCTACATCCTGGGTGAACTGGTCAGCCAGGCCCGCGGCACACCGGGCCGCTCACGCCCGTCGAGCTTCGGCCCGTACTTCAAGTCCCTCCGGAATGCTCGCTTCGCCCCACCCTCAGAAGCGTTCCTCCCCGTCTGGGCGGTGAACAACGCCAGCGCGATCTACGGCCTCCTGCGCGCGCTGAACCGGCCCAGGGGTACGCGGGGCCGCGACGAGTTTCTGACCCTCCAGGCACTCTCCTGGCTGGACCTGGTGATCTGGAATGCCGCCTACTTCGCCGTGCGCTCCCCCATTCACGGCCTGGTCCTCACGGTGCTCCTCCTGGTCTTCACCATCGCCAGCGTGTGGGTGGCGGCGTTCCGGCTGCGGGACAGCCAGGTCGCGCTCTCGCTCGCCACGCTCTTCATCTGGCTGACGCTCGCGTCACCCGTGGCCTTTTTTCAGATGCTGTGGAACCGTGACGATCTCTACGGAGTCGGCCCGTTTGCGAACCCCGACCCGCGCTTCCTGCGGCGAGGCGCTGGCCGCGAGGACGGCCGAAACGGGCAGGCGGCCCCGGGCGTCCACGGGAGTGGGTCGGCAGACACCGCTGCGACGGGTGCTTGAAGCAGCTCCGGCAAGTCAACGACACACTGACGTTCCCGGTCCGCAGCCTGACCTTCAGGTTTTCCTCCGCGCAGAGCTGCAGTCGGCCCGTCAGGGCGCCTCGTGGTTGCTGGCCAGTGGGGTCCGGGCGTGCAGAGACGCCCTCCTGTGGGCCGGGTGGGAGAACCTCCGTACCTCGTGGGTAACGCGGTTTGTCGCCCCTCCCGGGGTAGCCTGGGGCAGCCATTCCAGCCCAGCCGCCGCTTTCCCAGGAGGTTCCCACCCCATGACCCAGCCTACCCTGCCCGAATCGTTTCGTGCCCTGCGCGCCGTGAAGGACGATGCGGGCTTCCGCGCCGAGGTCCGGCAGCTCACGCCCGCGGACCTGCCGGGTGGCGACACAGTCGTCCGCGTCACCCACTCCAGCCTGAACTACAAAGACGGTCTGGCGGTGACGGGGAAGCCCGGCGTGCTGCGGTCGTACCCGATGACGCCGGGAATCGACTTGGCCGGGACGGTCGTCAACGACGAGACGGGCGCCTACCAGCCCGGCGACGCGGTGCTGTTGACCGGTTGGGGCATCGGCGAGCGGCAGGACGGGGGGTATGCCGAGTATGCGCGGGTCCGGTCCGAGTGGCTGGTCCCCCTGCCCGAGGGAACCACCGCCGAGTGGGCGATGAGCGTCGGCACGGCGGGCTTCACGGCCATGCTGGCGGTGTTGGCGCTGGAAGACCACGGCCTGACCCCTGAAAGCGGCGAGGTGCTGGTCACCGGCGCGGCGGGAGGCGTGGGCAGCACGGCAGTCGCCCTCCTCGCGGCGGCGGGCTATACGGTCACGGCCAGCACCGGACGGCGGGAGGAGGAGGCATACCTGCGCTCCCTGGGCGCCTCGAACGTCGTTGGCCGGGAGGAACTGCCTGGGCTGAAGCGGCCCCTCGAAAAGGAACGCTGGGCGGGCGTGGTGGACAGCGTGGGGGCCGAGACGCTGGCCGGGGCACTTGCCAGCACCCGCACGCACGGGTCGGTCGCGGCCTGCGGGCTGGCGGGGGGGAGTGCCCTCGGGACCACCGTCTTTCCCTTCATCCTGCGCGGCGTGAACCTCCTGGGCATCGACTCGGTGAACTGCCCCACTCCCCGCCGCCGCGCCGCCTGGGAACGTCTGGCCCGCGATCTTCCCGCCCCCCGTCTCGCAGACGTGACGCAGATTCGCCCGCTGAGCGACGTGCCCACACTCGCCAGGGCGATTCTGGCCGGGCGGGTGCGGGGCCGCACGGTGATCGACGTGAGGAGCTAAATTCCGCACGTTTAGTGATTACGCGGGCAGCGTAACGCGTTATTCTGTCCTCGATGACCGCCACCGCCCCTTCCACCACCGACCAGCGCGCCCTGCAAACCCTGAAAAGCGTATGGGGTTATGACGCCTTCCGGGGCGTGCAGGCCGACATCGTCCGCACGGTGGTGGAGGGGGGCCATGCGCTCGTGCTGATGCCCACGGGCGGTGGCAAGAGCCTGTGCTACCAGGTTCCCTCGCTGCTGCGGAGTGGGGTGGGCGTTGTGGTCTCGCCCCTGATCGCGCTGATGAAGGACCAGGTGGACGCGCTGCGGCAGGTCGGCGTGCGCGCGGCCTTCCTGAACTCCACCCTCGGCCCCCAGGAGGTGCGGGAGGTCGAGTCGGCCCTGACCGCCGGGGACCTCGACCTGCTGTACGTGGCGCCCGAGCGGCTGCTGCTCCCGCGCACCCTCGACCTGCTCGACAGGGCTCCGGTGGCCCTCTTCGCCATCGACGAGGCGCACTGCGTCTCCCAGTGGGGGCACGATTTCCGGCCGGAGTACGGGCAGCTTCACGTGCTGCCGGAGCGGTTTCCGCACATCCCGCGCGTGGCCCTGACCGCCACCGCCGACGAGCGCACCCGGGCGGACATGCTGCGCGTCCTCGGCCTGCACGGGGCGCCGCAGTTCATCTCCTCCTTCGACCGGCCCAACCTCCAGTACCGGGTCATGCCCAAGGAGGGGCCGAAAACGCAGCTCCTTGACTTCATCCGCACTGAGCACGAGGGGGACGCGGGTATCGTGTACTGCCTGTCGCGCAATTCGGTGGAGGAGACGGCGGGGTGGCTCCAGGCACAGGGGGTGGACGCGCTGCCGTACCACGCGGGCCTCTCGCCGCGCGAGCGCAACCACGCGCAGGACCGCTTCCTGAACGAGGAGGGGCTGGTCGTCGTGGCGACCGTCGCCTTCGGGATGGGGATCGACAAGCCGAACGTGCGCTTCGTCGCCCACCTCGACCTGCCCAAGAGCCTGGAGGGGTACTACCAGGAGACGGGCCGCGCCGGGCGCGACGGCCTGCCGGGCACGGCCTGGATGGTCTACGGCCTCGCCGACGTGGTGAACGTCAAGCGGATGCTCGACCAGAGCCTGGCGCCCCCTGACGTGAAGCGCATCGAGGCCGCCAAGCTCGACGCCCTGCTGACCTACTGCGAGGCCGCGACCTGCCGCCGCCAGGTGCTCCTGGCGTACTTCGGCGAGACGCTGGAAAAGCCCTGCGGCAACTGCGACGTGTGCCTGAACCCTCCCCGTGTGCGCGACGCCACCCGCGAGGCGCAGATGGCCCTCTCGGCCGCGGTCCGGACAGGCAACCGTTTCGGGGCGGCCCACCTGACGGACGTTCTACTCGGCCGTGAAACCGAGAAAGTCCGGGCGATGGGGCACCACCAGCTCCCCACCTTCGGCGTCGGCAAGGAGCACGACGAGAAGACCTGGCGGGGGCTCTTGCGCCAACTCGTCAGCCTGGGGTATCTGGCGGCGGGAGAACACCACGGCCTGAGCGCCACCCCCAAGGCCCGCGCGCTGCTGAAGGGCGAGGAGACGCTCAAGCTGCGCGAGGAGACGCTGGCCCCGAAGCCAGCCCGGGCGGGGCGCGACCGCTCGGCCCGGCAGAACCGTGCCCCGGTGGGTGCCCAGGATCAGCCGCTCTTCGAGGCCCTGCGGCAGTGGCGGCTGGGCAAGGCGCGCGAGCAGTCGGTCCCGCCCTACGTGATCTTCAGCGACGCGACCCTGAAGACCATCGCCGAACTGCGCCCCGGCAGCCTGCAAATCCTGGGAACAGTAAGCGGCGTCGGCGGGCGCAAGCTGGAAGCCTACGGCGAGGAGGTGCTGGGGGTGGTGCGGGGGCATTCGGGCGGGCCTCGTCCGATGTCCGGTCGTCAGCCCACCGAGGCCGAGCGCGGCGCGGCGGGCAATGCGGCGGTGCTGGGACTCTTGCGCGGAAGTGTCAGGCCCCCAGCCCCCACCCCCGAAGTCGGAACCTGGCCTTCGACCCTCTTTCCGGACTCGCCGTCCCCACAACCCGCAGCCGACGACCCACAACCTCACCACGGGGTCGCCGAAGCCCTGCGCGAGCTTCGCAAAGAACTCTGCCGCGAGACGGGGCTCAGCGCCTTCGTGATCTTTCCCAACGCGACGCTGGCGGCACTGGCGGAACGGCAACCCCGCACGCTGGCGGACCTCCGGGGCCTCCCCGGCCTGGGCGAGAAGCGCATTGAGGCTTACGGCGAGCGGATCATCGACGCGGTGCTGACCGCGCTGGACGGGTAGCCTGGGGCATGTCCGCCACTGCCTTGCGTCTGAGTCACGCCTTTCGCCGCAACCTCGGCCTGATCACCCGGCACACCGGGGACGTGTCGGAGGAGGCCGCTCTCGTCCGAGCGGGGGAGGGCAGCAGCCTGAACTGGGTGGTCGGACACTGCCTGGCGAGCCGTACCCGCATCCTGGAGAGTCTGGGTGCCCTGCCGGAGGGGCTGGACGTGTCGGCTGTCCGGGGCTGCTACGGCCGGGGGACGGCGCCGTACCCGGACGCCGCCTGGCTCCTCACCGACCTGCTGCGCTGGCTGGAGGCCTCGCAGACACAACTGGAGTCGGCGCTGTCCACGGCCAACCTGTCCGTTCCCAGCGAGTCGCCCTTCGGCGCCCTGCCGCTGGCGGACCTGCTCGACCAGTTCGCCTGGCACGAGGCCACGCACGCGGGGCAACTCGCGGTGCTGCGGCGGGTGGCGGCCTTAGTCGGCGCCTGACGTTTCCCGGGCCGCACCCGGCGTCTGGGCTACGGCAGGCTTCCCCGCCCGCAGCACGAGGCTAAGCGCGAAGCCCGCCGCCACGAGGACGAAGGCAAAGACGTAAGCGCGCCTGAGCCCCTCCGCCAGTGCCGGTCCGCCTGCGGCAATGGCCGCCGAGCCGATGAGCAGGGCCATCAGCGCCACACCCAGCGCGCCGCCCATCTGCCGGGCGAACAGCACGCCGCTCGTGACGGCGCCGAGTTCCGGGCGGGCCGCCTCCTCCTGCGCCGAGAGGAGCAGGCTGAGCATCGCAAAGCCCATCCCCATGCCGACCACGAAGCCCAGGGCCGACGTGACCCACAGCGGCGCGTGGACCACCAGCGTGAGGAGGGCGAACGTTCCGGTAAGTACCAGAAAGCCCACCTGCGCCAGCCGGGCGAGCGGCACCCGGGTGAGCAGCCGCGCGCTCAGGATGCTCGTCAGCGTCCAGCCCACCAGCATGGGGGTGAGGATTGCCCCCGCGCCCGTCGCGCCGCCCCCGCCCACGCCCTGCGCGTACAGTGGGAGATAGGCGATCACGCCGAAGTAGGCCGCGCCGCCCAGGAAGTTGCCGGTAAAGGCGATGGCCGTCGCCCGCCGGGCCAGTGCCCGCATGGGGAGCAGCGGGTCCGGGTGCCGCCGCTCCACCGCCACGGCGGCGAGCAGGATGAGCAGGCCGGGCAGGGCGAGCGGCCAGGCGCGGCCCTCCAGACCCCACACAGTCAGGCCGCTCCCCAGCGTGAAGAGGGCCGCCCCCGCCCAGTCCAGCCGCGCGGGGCGCGGCGTGCCCGTCTCGCGCAGGTGCCGCCAGGCGATCAGCAGGGAGGCCAGCCCGAACGGCAGGCTCGCGTAGAAGGTCCAGCGCCACGACAGCGTGTCCGTCAGCCACCCGCCCAGCAGCGGACCCAGCAGGCCCGACAGGCCCCACACCCCGCTGATGAAGGCCTGCACCCGCCCGCGCTCGGCGAGCGAGTACGTCTCCCCGATGATCGTCAGCGTGAGGGGGAGCACTGCCCCCGCCCCGAGTCCCTGGAGCGCCCGCGCCGCCACCAGCCAGCCCATGCTCTGCGCGAGGCCGCACAGCGCGCTCCCCAGCAGGAACAGCACCACCCCGATCAGGTACAGCCGCCTGCGCCCCAGCACGTCCGACGCCCGGCCCCACAGCGGGCTGCTCACGGTG
It encodes the following:
- a CDS encoding MFS transporter gives rise to the protein MSEASPLSPDARRARQIATTGLVLGVFLAALESSVVATAMPSVIADLGGQRLYALPFAVYLLTSTVSSPLWGRASDVLGRRRLYLIGVVLFLLGSALCGLAQSMGWLVAARALQGLGAGAVLPLTLTIIGETYSLAERGRVQAFISGVWGLSGLLGPLLGGWLTDTLSWRWTFYASLPFGLASLLIAWRHLRETGTPRPARLDWAGAALFTLGSGLTVWGLEGRAWPLALPGLLILLAAVAVERRHPDPLLPMRALARRATAIAFTGNFLGGAAYFGVIAYLPLYAQGVGGGGATGAGAILTPMLVGWTLTSILSARLLTRVPLARLAQVGFLVLTGTFALLTLVVHAPLWVTSALGFVVGMGMGFAMLSLLLSAQEEAARPELGAVTSGVLFARQMGGALGVALMALLIGSAAIAAGGPALAEGLRRAYVFAFVLVAAGFALSLVLRAGKPAVAQTPGAARETSGAD